In one window of Neisseria subflava DNA:
- a CDS encoding energy-coupling factor ABC transporter permease gives MIFQNGWFPVGVVMAAWPVLLVIFALCAKQAWVSVSQHRSAFLVAAVMLPLAWSLNASPESGQLAGMSYHLLALNLAALMLGTSAAFCLGVLLFFPYLWLWGDWHMFPINALSVLLPPLLVNLGFRHWVLRLPANIFIFIFLNGFWAAAVGMVFTGVILVGLLDWVDVFDTAVLWKTAFPVFFLIAWAEAFLSGISTAIFIALKPQWICTFDDDRYLKSAPKIWQ, from the coding sequence ATGATTTTTCAAAACGGATGGTTTCCCGTTGGTGTCGTGATGGCGGCATGGCCTGTGTTGCTGGTGATTTTTGCTTTGTGTGCAAAGCAGGCATGGGTGTCGGTATCGCAGCATCGTTCCGCATTCTTGGTGGCTGCCGTGATGTTGCCGCTGGCTTGGAGTTTGAATGCTTCCCCGGAAAGCGGACAACTGGCCGGCATGAGCTATCATCTGCTTGCTTTAAACCTGGCGGCTTTAATGCTGGGCACCTCTGCCGCGTTCTGCCTTGGCGTTTTACTGTTTTTTCCGTATTTGTGGCTTTGGGGCGATTGGCATATGTTCCCCATTAATGCCTTGTCCGTATTGCTTCCGCCTTTGTTGGTAAACTTGGGTTTCCGCCATTGGGTATTGCGTTTGCCTGCCAATATCTTTATCTTTATTTTTCTGAATGGTTTTTGGGCTGCGGCGGTCGGCATGGTGTTTACCGGCGTAATTTTGGTTGGTTTGTTGGACTGGGTAGATGTGTTTGATACGGCGGTATTATGGAAAACCGCTTTTCCTGTTTTCTTCTTAATCGCTTGGGCAGAGGCATTTTTGAGCGGTATTTCAACAGCTATTTTTATCGCGCTCAAGCCGCAATGGATTTGTACTTTTGATGACGACAGGTATTTGAAATCCGCGCCTAAGATTTGGCAATAA